From Melitaea cinxia chromosome 23, ilMelCinx1.1, whole genome shotgun sequence, the proteins below share one genomic window:
- the LOC123665304 gene encoding translocator protein isoform X2 produces the protein MANWAAIGSIILPNAGGWANGLYFAGQVRKDGDKAWYDTLKKPSWNPPKWVFGPAWTVLYSGMGYASYLVYEECGGFTDEAVLPLTLYGGQLLLNWAWTPIFFGLKDFKLAFIEISVLSGAAVATAASFSNVNKTAGLLMLPYLAWLAYASSLSYYIWKNNPKEIKDEKKQ, from the exons ATGGCAAACTGGGCAGCGATCGGATCCATTATCCTCCCCAATGCCGGAGGCTGGGCCAACGGTTTGTATTTCGCTGGTCAGGTCCGTAAGGATGGTGACAAGGCTTGGTATGACACCCTGAAGAAGCCTTCATGGAACCCACCGAAATGGGTGTTCGGACCCGCTTGGACGGTGCTATACAGTGGCATGGGATATGCTTCCTACTTGGTGTATGAGGAATGCGGTGGATTTACTG ATGAAGCAGTTTTACCCTTGACCTTGTATGGAGGTCAGCTCTTACTTAACTGGGCATGGACGCCTATCTTCTTTGGCCTAAAGGACTTTAAGTTG GCCTTCATTGAAATATCTGTACTAAGTGGAGCAGCGGTAGCCACTGCAGCTAGTTTTTCAAATGTGAACAAAACTGCAGGACTATTGATGTTGCCCTACCTTGCATGGCTGGCATATGCAAGCTCCCTGTCTTACTACATCTGGAAGAACAATCCTAAGGAAATCAAAGACGAAAAGAAGCAGTAA
- the LOC123665304 gene encoding translocator protein isoform X1, whose product MESVHDYVSLKFSEITMANWAAIGSIILPNAGGWANGLYFAGQVRKDGDKAWYDTLKKPSWNPPKWVFGPAWTVLYSGMGYASYLVYEECGGFTDEAVLPLTLYGGQLLLNWAWTPIFFGLKDFKLAFIEISVLSGAAVATAASFSNVNKTAGLLMLPYLAWLAYASSLSYYIWKNNPKEIKDEKKQ is encoded by the exons ATGGAAAGCGTTCACGATTACGTATCATTAAAATTCAG CGAAATCACAATGGCAAACTGGGCAGCGATCGGATCCATTATCCTCCCCAATGCCGGAGGCTGGGCCAACGGTTTGTATTTCGCTGGTCAGGTCCGTAAGGATGGTGACAAGGCTTGGTATGACACCCTGAAGAAGCCTTCATGGAACCCACCGAAATGGGTGTTCGGACCCGCTTGGACGGTGCTATACAGTGGCATGGGATATGCTTCCTACTTGGTGTATGAGGAATGCGGTGGATTTACTG ATGAAGCAGTTTTACCCTTGACCTTGTATGGAGGTCAGCTCTTACTTAACTGGGCATGGACGCCTATCTTCTTTGGCCTAAAGGACTTTAAGTTG GCCTTCATTGAAATATCTGTACTAAGTGGAGCAGCGGTAGCCACTGCAGCTAGTTTTTCAAATGTGAACAAAACTGCAGGACTATTGATGTTGCCCTACCTTGCATGGCTGGCATATGCAAGCTCCCTGTCTTACTACATCTGGAAGAACAATCCTAAGGAAATCAAAGACGAAAAGAAGCAGTAA
- the LOC123665305 gene encoding translocator protein-like produces the protein MVNWGMIGAMVLPNIGGWAGALTMTGEVKSPDGTAWYETIKKPSWNPPNWVFGPAWTALYTGMGYASYKVYEECGGFTSDAVLPLTLFGGQLLLNWTWTPVFFKFHQIGLALLHMLALDAAAAACTASFFTVNKNTLYFMAPYLGWLTFATCLNFAIWQLNKETKN, from the exons ATGGTAAACTGGGGTATGATCGGAGCAATGGTGCTGCCCAACATTGGGGGATGGGCCGGAGCCCTAACAATGACTGGTGAAGTCAAATCACCCGACGGCACAGCCTGGTATGAGACTATCAAGAAACCGAGCTGGAATCCACCTAACTGGGTCTTTGGACCAGCTTGGACAGCGTTATACACTGGAATGGGTTACGCTTCTTACAAGGTTTATGAAGAGTGTGGTGGATTTACAA GTGATGCAGTGTTACCCTTAACATTGTTCGGTGGTCAGTTACTTCTGAATTGGACTTGGACACCTGTATTCTTTAAATTTCATCAGATTGGTTTG GCTTTATTACACATGTTAGCACTGGACGCGGCCGCAGCTGCCTGTACTGCAAGTTTCTTTACAGTTAACAAGAATACTTTGTACTTCATGGCTCCATATCTAGGGTGGCTTACATTTGCCACCTGTCTTAATTTTGCCATATGGCAACTCAACAAAGAAaccaaaaattaa